Proteins encoded in a region of the Oncorhynchus clarkii lewisi isolate Uvic-CL-2024 chromosome 18, UVic_Ocla_1.0, whole genome shotgun sequence genome:
- the LOC139373364 gene encoding transcriptional regulator ATRX homolog — protein MKEGATMSEEGATMSEEGATMSDEGATMSDEGATMSDEGATMSEEGEGATASVEGATASEEGATASEEGAMASKEGAMDATGSEEESDALSNGSPIPPKRGRGRPKGSGSKKPKILRVLDKQPRGRPRKVVDPNAVSAERGRPQKVQQKKKLGRPRKYLSPEEEEERKILKSQPRVWKPLGRPRIHPRRDPPATPTSAEPRRRGRPLKASTGRGANLQTSPPPTSKVSKPPAKDDSPRKSGRPLGSFKAKRAAETDRSNSSPSAKQGCTVSPIVRLYRCSNGKANVFDEAAFQAQRQKGKRKSVNVDYTAYDSEEENEDTQRNEDEVFSLVEDDKEEEIKPRDGHGKASKPGKVVAAIKKKEVVVPKRGGRKPGSIKKVVK, from the coding sequence ATGAAAGAAGGGGCAACAATGTCGGAAGAAGGGGCAACAATGTCGGAAGAAGGGGCAACAATGTCGGATGAAGGGGCAACAATGTCGGATGAAGGGGCAACAATGTCGGATGAAGGGGCAACAATGTCGGAAGAAGGGGAAGGGGCAACGGCGTCGGTAGAAGGGGCAACTGCGTCGGAAGAAGGGGCAACGGCTTCGGAAGAAGGGGCAATGGCGTCGAAAGAAGGGGCAATGGATGCCACTGGTAGTGAAGAGGAGTCCGATGCCTTGTCTAATGGCAGCCCCATACCACCTAAGAGGGGAAGGGGTAGGCCCAAAGGATCAGGCTCCAAGAAACCTAAGATACTGAGGGTACTAGACAAGCAGCCACGGGGCAGGCCACGTAAAGTGGTTGACCCTAATGCTGTTTCAGCAGAGCGTGGCCGGCCCCAAAAagttcagcaaaaaaaaaaattgggtaGGCCGAGGAAGTACCTGTCacccgaggaggaagaggagagaaagatactGAAAAGCCAACCTAGAGTGTGGAAGCCGCTCGGAAGGCCGCGCATCCATCCCCGCAGGGATCCCCCCGCCACACCCACCTCTGCCGAGCCACGGAGAAGAGGCCGTCCACTCAAGGCATCAACAGGTAGAGGTGCCAACTTACAGACGAGCCCACCTCCAACTTCTAAAGTTTCAAAGCCCCCCGCTAAAGATGATTCCCCGCGAAAGAGTGGCCGCCCCTTAGGCTCCTTCAAAGCCAAGAGAGCAGCAGAGACGGATAGGTCCAACAGTTCACCCTCAGCCAAACAGGGTTGCACTGTTTCTCCAATAGTAAGGCTTTACCGCTGCTCCAACGGTAAAGCAAATGTGTTCGATGAAGCTGCCTTCCAAGCCCAGAGGCAAAAAGGCAAGAGAAAGTCTGTGAACGTTGATTATACAGCGTATGATTCAGAGGAGGAAAATGAAGATACACAGAGAAATGAGGATGAAGTCTTTTCTCTAGTAGAAGATGACAAAGAAGAGGAAATTAAACCACGCGATGGTCATGGCAAGGCTAGTAAACCTGGTAAGGTAGTGGCAGCTATTAAGAAAAAAGAAGTGGTTGTTCCTAAGAGGGGGGGCAGAAAGCCTGGCTCAATCAAAAAGGTTGTAAAGTAA